The sequence cgAAATACAACAGAGAACATCCCCAAATCCTCAAATTGGAAATTAGGGAATTCCGGGCAGTTTTGCTGCCTAagcaattatgaaaatagtttcCAGGTTATTTTCCTAAATAACTACAGTATACAGCCTATGACTGCCATGACTTGCCAAACAtgacacaaatgtaaaataaataaatacaagccATACTGATTTCAAGTAAATGTACCAATatccaaaatttaaaaaaaaaaacttacataaaattacaaacatattatcagcaaaatattctggaatactgaagtaaaagtatcaaaagtagaAGTAATCAGATGCACAAAGGTGTTTTGTTATTCTATTTATTCTATTATGGGATTATTATTACCAATCCTTAATATGTAAGAAGCAATTGAATGTTAAAGCCAGTGGAAGTGGAGCCAATTTTAGCTTCGGCATGTACTTTTAGGGAGCAtgaataaaattgtattttaaaagtctCTTGTAAATCCTAATCAGTAGTTGTCAATACATACATTCCTTTACATTTAGTTGTCAGTATTGGAGTACCGTATTTCCTGAAATATAGTTGAGTAGAAGAAGTGTATAATATAAGTAGTATAAGTCACTAAATGTGATtatagaaatgtgtttatcaaGAGAAGAATCTTGTGTATTTCCTTCACAGGTTTCAGCTTCCACCTCACCTGCAGACAAGAAGGCCCTGGGCTACATCACTCTAATTGGTTGCAGCATTTCGCTCGTTGCCCTCGTCATCACCGTTGTGCTCTTCTTCTCAAAAAGGTTGTTTATTCATCCCTGGTGGATGGCACCCATCTCAGCTTTGTCCTTTATCCCTCCCTTGTTTGACtcttttccactattttcttcTATATCCAGGTATTgcttaatttctttctttctttatgacTTTTATCACAATATTATTTCATGcaatttcttcttcttgaaTATTatccctcctttttttctctttcatccatccctccatcctacCTCCAGTCTGTATGACCTTATTTTCAATAGAATACTTCTGTCCTTCCTTCTTTACTTCCTTGACATACCCATGAAATCTGCTCATTTTTAGCAAATAACACAGGCCAATTGTCCTCTGTCTGACAGAAAGGCCCGTTCAGATGTCTCTATGAAGGTCCACATCAACCTCGCCATTGCCCTGATCCTCCTCAACCTGCACTTCCTCCCCAGTAAAACAGTGGCAGCACTGTCTTCCAGTGGGTTTTGTCTTTACATGGCACTTTGCCTTCACTACTCCTTGTTGGCCACCTTCAGCTGGATGGCTGTGGAGGGCTTCCACCTCTACCTTCTCTTAGTCAGAGTCTTCAACATCTACGTACGGAAATATCTGCTCAAACTCAGCTTGGTGGGCTGGGGTGAGTAAAGTCACATCATTTGAATAAAGCAAATATGTAGAGAAGGTTTTTTACTTTGTATGTAGTAACTTCTGCAGCACTGTGGTCAAATATTTAGTCTCCCTAATTTATAGGGATGGGATATACAGAATATTAGACGCATCTCAGTATaatctaaaaacacaaactacagcctccaaaaatgaccataaaataaatgatcacCTTTCTGAACCAgattcaataaaaactgaacatcataaccttcatgaaggtaggatttattgcaggtcTAGTTTATTAGGCTGCATTAGCTTTATAAACTGGCAAGTGAGTGTAAGCCTCAGTTGCTGAAGTTGTGACTGAACCCTTACATGAAAGGATCAATTCTTACCTCATCGTTGTGTTGTAGGTATTCCTGCAGTCATTGTGGCCCTGGTGGTCATCATAGACAGAGACGCTTATGGCCGTGTTCCTCTCGACTTCTCTGACCCCAACAGCACCAAAATGTAAGAGAGAGAAGGAACAAAAATTGCAAGCACATGCAAATAAGGCTAATAATTAACTGAGTGTTTCAATAAGTGTCTTGcatgtgctgtataaatataactataaatataactttttaatttatatttgactTCCCCCACTCCCTCTGTTTGTAGATGCTATATAGGCAATACCACAGTGAAGATGGTAACTACAGTGGGGGTGTACAGCTTGGTGTTTGTCTTTAACCTGATAATGTTAGTGGTGACAGTCAGACGTGTTGTCAGTCTTCGCCATCACAAAGAGGTACGGGCCAATCCTCACTCTTTGCACTTTGCTGTTCTTGTTTTGATGCACCTTCATGGTCACTGGATGTCATTCATgtcttttaaatttgtttaatatGTGCTCATTTAAATCATGGTTGTGCATACAGTCTGCATATGTGAACTACTGTCTCTCATGGAAAGCCCCCTAAAAAGTGATGccataatatttatatttatcattttaaataaactgGAAAAGATAAATGTGCTTCCACACAGCTGGAGTTTTCTAGACTCGTTGGTGAAGTTCACTGGGCAATGATCTGTGATGAAAAGCAGTTTTGGTGTTTCTGATTGTCTATGACCTGCTAATGTGTCGTACTGCACTATATTTTGCAAGTTTGGGCAGATTCAACGTGACAGAGCCAAGCGAGACATCTGCACCCTGCTGGGAGTCTCCGTTCTGCTTGGCATCACCTGGGGTCTGATCTTTTTCTCATTCGGCGACCTTACCACTCCTGGCCTCTACGCCTTCTCCATCCTGAACTCACTGCAAGGTCCGCACAGCCCGCTTCCTCATCTTCAACTCTATTCTGTGGTGATGTTACTGTGAACATGACAGAAAGGGTTATATGAGGCAAATCTGTAGAATacattatgtttaaaaatgagggGAGTATATTCATGTTACATTCAAGAAGATTCAGGATGTGGTACATGCTTGTGTTACTTCCATCACTACTGATAGACACACATAACAAGTCTTTGCATTACTACACATGTGTTTGCACAATTTAACTTGGCTAAGATAATAAATGGCCAAAGTCTCTGGACTTTTAAGCATAACATTAACAGTTGATGATACCAATCTCTGTTGCACAATAAGGTTACACTGCTGTCAGGAAAAACTACATTTAAGCCATTCTCAGTGGTGGAtgaaacaagtacttttacctTAATACATTgtgtacattttgctgctaatacttattaCTTACTTCTACTTAAGTGGGATTTTTCATACAGggcttttatttgtaatggagtatttttacattcctgtattggtacttttcctaagtaaagaatctgaatacttcctccaccactggcCATTTCACACTACAAATAGTGCAAAAGAGTAAAACACATGCTTGTTTACACAGGATTTTTACCTGACTATTTGTACACTGATAAACAGTAAGCTGAGACAGTTAGAATGTAGCGTTGTCCTGTCTGTTTTGTTATTCATCAGAGGCATTTGCATGATTTGCATGACCATCtccccccttctcctctcttaaCACTCTCCATCTcgttttctttcctttgactCTCGCAGGTTTCTTCATCTTCCTGTGGTTCGTGATGTCTTTGAGAAAGACTGAATACCCAGCTTCTAAAACAAGCAGTGAAACACGTAACACCAACAGCTAAGCCTAACACACTAAGATATTtggtgtgcacatgtgtgtgtgtgtcggaggGATTCATACTGGAATTATGTCACGTTTGGTGTTATTATTCACAATTACGATAGCGATGTAAAACACGCAGCAGGTAGTAATGTAATGTCACTCTAACATTAAAAGTTAacatttttagttattttgttAAAGTTTTGTCATTACTATCATATCACACATCACATCTATGGGAAATTCTTTTACTTCAACCAGCATGCAAACTCCTGACAGCAAAGCAAGAACTGAGCAACAGTCATTATGGACAAATACAATATGCATGATTGTAACCCTAGTTGTTGGAGTATGTGAGGAGCTCTCTATGAGGGATATACAAGCATATACTCTCAGACCCTCAGGGATGGAGTGTGAAATAGGTTATCTAACTCTTCTAGGGAGAAGGTTGAAGCCTATCTCAGCATGAGGTGGATGAAAGTATATATGCAAACTCAAGTGTGTGAGACTAACAAGATAGTGATCAAACTTAAAGTGTCTCAATATTTGCAAGATTTGAAAAAAGTtactttaaaatttaaaatttttataaatactgatttGTGAAACTTTTTTCCCTAAGTGATCTATTTTGTAATATCTCAAATAAAATTTCTACCAtgtatatatttgatattttttcagtgCACCCTCTCTTACATGTCACTTTACATAAACAGTAACAAAGGGAGTATCTTTTGCATCTTTTAGTGGTTTTTCAAACCATGACGCTATTGCATATGATATCACATTTCTGTTGACATTTCTGGTTTACTGTGGCAGTGGAGTTTAGACTGTGACGTCAGTTCTCACCTTTTAAACAAGAAACAAACTCACCTAGATTAACTATGTTGACATGATAAAAAAatttttgcataaaacaaaTACTTCCAGCTGATGGAACACAGGAACgattgtattttacttttaagttCCCAATTGTGAGGTTACTCAACCAGCACAGCTCAGGTTTGTCTGGTTCATCCTGTTCACTTCAGAGGTAAGAAGAGAAATTATTCATATCTATGGAGCACTATTGtaagtatttaaatgtattttcctaAGTGAAAGCACTAAGCATAAAGAGTGCTACAAAGTACTGAAAAGGCTTAcattttgcaaacattttttttagaattacTTGTCCAGGTCTAAAGTATGGAGTATTTTTGATCAATTAAGATCAAAGTTGaacattttaattagttttacaGATTTAGAAGAAAGCATCAAATTCCCCTTTTGGTGGAACtgtattacattattttgtctatttgGCCTACAATTTGGTGAAACTTAAAAAGCCATGGAAAGAATTTCAAGATTTTTACTGAATTTTGAATGTTAGATTGTTGCTGTAGTATTAGCATGAGGAAAACTGACCCCATATTTGTCAATATATCTTGGGAATGGACTATGCTGCTATGGCCATGGGGAGGCTAAGAAAAGAGAGATTATAacaagaaaggaagaaaaaaaacttcttaACAAGTAACTTATTGTAGTATTGAATGTTACTTTTTTCTATATACAGGACAGGAAAACTTGCTATTACATCAATATTTGGGAATTAGGGAGActcatttttacaaaacacttcatgttcagaaaaaaaatgtgtattattgTAATCAACAGAGGCAGTCATATAAGTAGCTTTGTTCTCTAGTCTTGTTTATCCAGTCTCACATTTAAAAGGTATCCTCTTTGGATGTAAATTGATTTGCAACAGAAGTACACTGAATGCATGAGAActaaaatgtcactttattcttgctttttatttattccatcAGTCACACATTCAGAGGATGTACAATGGTTCCCGTACTTCTGTTACTTCTGCTGCCTAATGCGATGGTCAACCATGGTATGAATTGAACTGGATGGTATTTTGTTCaccaaaaaaacagcaatgcaTCTATTCAAAAtagatatattttatgtatttctacCTATTTTTGCTATCTGCCTAGCCTATGCAGTTGAAAACAGCAGTGAAACATCACCCAGTGGGTCATCTAGCACAGCAGTGAGGTAGTCCTCTGTAACACAACAGATCAGGCTGAGAGCTGGTTCTGTGGAgttcaaaaaagacaaaaaataagaGCTTGTAACTTGTGCTGCATCATCTACATACAATAGATCACGGCCAAATCATTGTAGTTTTTGATCTCCAATATAACTCAGCATCTTTCAGGTTTTCCCCAATCATACAGATAAGATGATAATAGTTGTGTTATTTTGCTTTTGTGTCCTTCATAAGCTCCCCTGAAACTGAAAGACAACAGCCTCAGGtattaaaggatgggttcacaacttttcaagtgtgtctttaaacaacagtcaggtgtccatatgaacagtgaaagaggttttcatcactataatcattcctcctgttcatactagctgttaaaagatccccttcaaatgtgctttcattgtCAGGGGGCCAAAATCAACAGTCATGACCTCATGCCATAACAGTCATTATGTATAAAGATGCATTCAAAAAGTTGATctaaagcttatatgaggcttcagcagtctgagttagtcatatcaagtggacatctgccacatttacagtctttttagcatcaaattccctcttcgTGTTTCCTGggacagtgtttcactgttgagctgtggtgcaagtatagtaacaaaaagggCCCCACaccgatactggatttttggggccGATGCCAACGCTGATATTAGAGAGTAAAaaatttttatatatacatagacacacattttttgcaatgatccctcaaatgtggttatcaaacacttgtgacaaagatatgtaatggaggaaggatattttacagtttaacaataaactttattgtttaaaatgacatcagtgcactgaagCAGTAAACTTTGctgggaatttaataattataaataactgcaaataaaaaaaacacatagaacaaaaacatatgtacatatatattaaacttgagtttatatatatatatatgtataaatacactttggcactaaaaagactgtaatatttaaagatatctactggatttgacttatttggatggctgaagcttcatattagcttcagataaacttttaaatacactgttgcacagaaggaggactgtggattttgtcccacatcacttacattgtaagtgcattatgaaggaatcttctaatggtaagtatgaacaggaggaatgattatggcaagaaaaacctatttcaatgttcatttaggctcctgactgtggttttaagacagacttaagaAATTGAGCCCATCCTTTAAGTTACTTTTTATtgagaaataacaaaaaataacatcatAGATTTTGGTTGACTCTTTCAGAAACCAAATAGCACAGAGCTTCTAGTGCTCCAAAGTATTTCAAAGTACTGCATGTCAATTGGAAAACTATCACTGGAAGAATATCACTGAGGACAGGTCCGGTTACGTGAAATGCATGATGGGTATATATCCCTGTTCCTTTGACTGCACAGTCAGCAAGCAAGACATGGTTCAATGGATCATCTGTTTGCCTTGAAACTAAGACAAAAGATCCCAAGGTGTTGTGTATAGCTCACAACAAAGTAAGTACACTCTCTCTGGAGCATACAGCTGAATCTGTACATACAGGCCTCTAAAACTGGGCAGCACCACAGTATGCCCACCCTGTCTCCTCAAACAGGGCAGCTATATGTCTGCTTGCATTCAGGTGTAACAAGTGCTTTAATGTTGTAGTTGGTCAAGGTGGAGTTCATTTAAATGCTATATCTACAGCTGAGtagtttaatcaataacaaTGCACCATGTTTTATAAacttatgtgttttatatgtaaaatctCACTCTAAAATTACATAGAGTAACTATAGCTGACAAAAagatgtagtggagtaaaaaaatacagcattcCACTCTGAGATGTGGTGGAGTACAAGTATAAAGTATCTCAAAACTGTGCTGGTAACAGTTTACAATATGGTACACAAGATTGTCTGAAGTTACTAAGGATTTAGAATTATATAATAGATCAATTATTAATAAGTACTTCCCTAATAGCTCAGAAATTACAGATATTTATGAACTGATAATTaccaaatgattcattgatatAGTATCTTCCAGTCTGTTCTCTAGTAACTCATCATTATCTACTATATAGTCCTCTATTCTGCGTTATTAGGGATATTAATGATTCATCAGttaattacagtacagtactcaattaatgtactttccaccactggtagATGTACAATATATACTAGTGGTTGTAGTAGTGGAAGTAATGGTAAACATAGCAGTGAAAGGAGGTAATGAATTATTACATAATGCTAGAATTACAATGAAATTATGTCAAAGAACAAAACATAGTCATAGCAGTTgagtgatatatatatatagcattattaatatatatttctcCATGTTTctacttgttttcatttctacCTCCACCCTTTAGTTCACCAGCTGCACAGGAACCAATCAGCCAGAGGATAGTGCTATTATAAGCAAGTTAACATTTAGGCCAATATCTTCTCAGTTATATTGTATAGGCAACAAAATATAACAGCATGGtatgaaagaaatacaaatcatcatcatcattatcaaatGCATCCACTCTAGATAACATCTACTCTAACAGAGTTGATGGTCATAGTCATGATGTTAAAATTAGCAGTAGTTAATATTGTGCAAGTTTCCTGTTTGACATTGTTGCTTTCACATTCTTCTGCAGTACAGAAAGAGAGATTATCTATAACATCATGCCAATGTTCAAACTGGAGAATGGCAGCTCTGTGAACTCCAGCCTGAAGGCCTTGTCTCTGAATGTAGTCAACATCAGTGAGACTCACCTCAACTCTACAGGAAACAACTTCAGGATCCAGATAGAAGCTCCACAGGTGCACAAACTGTGATAAAGGCAGATGTAACAGTGATGACAGATGATAGACAACATGTTGAGAAATATAACAGTGCCTTATCACACCTGCTTTTAGTCAGTGTCTGCTGTGCTCATAAATACTGACAGGTTTGATTATGACATAGTGAGCCATAATACTGattacattgtgtgtgtgtgtgtgtgtgtgtgtgtgtgtgtgtgtgtgtgtgtgtgtgtgtgtgtgtgtgactgtgtgtcctTGCTTGACATCAACTTGTAACATCCACTGTTAGCTGCTGCCTCAGAACCAGTCATTTGTCCCCGAGATTTGGCTGCCTGTGGACGCCCTGCGCACCATCCCGCAGCATAAGTTTCCTTCACCGACCTATGAGCACTATTGAATATTGTAGCATACATGTGCTTTTGATTACATTCTAATAAATCCATATAGAAGAATGATCAAGTGTTAGTGTTTGCAAATAGTTTTTGTAACAACCTGTGAAATCATATATGTAAATGAGAATTCAGATGATACATTAAAGAGTGTGTAAATAACCAAGtgtgaatttcattttcttATGTATGTTGCCAACTGGAAAACATTATGAAATACATGTTTGAGTTCTGCTTCTGCAGCAAGAGGTAAGCGTCACAACATGTTAGACATTATACATCAAATGACTTTTTGTTTGAACTTGCATCTATGGGAAAATAGTAacattgaaaatatttcaatatgtccagtactttggtttatgaccaaatactgcAAAATAaccattcccatcagcctcagttgtactttgtgtttagtgctaattagcaaatgacatcaaagcatgctaacatactaaacTGAGATGACTGAGAATATTGACTATGCCAGCTTACCATCCGCATGTTAgctttgtcattgtgagcatgttagcaccATTGTGCCTATAGCACCTCAGAAAGCTTCTAGCATAGCTGTAGTCTTGTTTCTATGAACAACTTGAGTGCTGACTGTGAATTACCTGGCGTTACAGTGTTCCTTGCTGAAGATAAGTTTTTTGCTGTCAATGATAattctttaaaataattaaatagtGATTGCTTAGCTCAGTCCACCATGATTGAGATGAAGTTTCCATACTGAAATATAATACTGCAAAACAAGTTCAGGACAAAGGTGACACTCCAGTggtagaaaaaggaaaagaatcacctcatttcttttgttattttggtgAATTTTATTCACAACTGACAAAACTGTTGACCCATTTAATTAGtgcaggaaacaaaaacagtaaaataaaatataaagaaaattgaaaaggaaaaagtgtgaaaatgagaataacaacaataaacaataaaagtcTTCCATGACTGTCTCCAAAGTGATATCCCCTGGACCAGGCAAGTCATACAGTAGATACTTAGCCGATACTCAGAAAACTCTTCTGTGTGAAGGGTAATATGCATCTTTTTGATTTCATGATTGAGCAAATTAATTGTTTCCCAGAAGTACTTTTATGTATCACCTATatcaacattgtgtttttaattcatcaAGAAGCCTAACAGCCTCATATCAAAAGAGTTTTATTACAAAGAATACATGAATCATATAGTTGTAATGCCATATAACCTCATGCTTTGCTGAAATATCAATATGTTGGTAGTGTTTTGAGGACAGAATTGTAATATGCTGAATAAAAGGCCATGATGTGTCAAACTTCAATCATTGGATGGTGAATTCAAGAGGTGAGGTGACAATCAGTCCTTATTGGTAAAACAAAATACTTGTTTACTGCTATAGTAATGTTCAAATTGTCATAAATTGGAcattaaagcttttaaaacttTACACAACATGCATGCAACAGACATGATACTATAAAGTCTAGCCTAGGTATTCTGATACTGTGATTTCCTTCTCACAGCATCAATGAATTCACTATTTAACTATCATTAACTATTCAGCTGAACAGTTTATGATGTTGTATATGGTATCATTGTAATCCTTGGCCATCAAAACATAGGGGTAGACATCACTTTTTCTGTGTTATCACGTTTGGTTCAGGTGATATGATGCAATATACATAATTAGGTTATGGAGGAAAGTAAACTGGTCGCCATGGCTCCATGCGATGGCTCCgtttctgaaaatgttcagggCCCCAATCTGTACGAGTTTCAtgcttttatgaaaaagtgAACATATCACCTCAACTTTGGCACATATCACCTGGACTAAGCCAGATTTATATAAACTGCAGTGGGAAATTACAGGTTTTTGAAGAATAATTACAGTAAAGAGTTCTTTCACCTATTTCACATACATATAGAGTCTGGGATATTACAGTGTCCACATGCAGTCATCTCACAGGTCATGGAATCATTTCAGCTTTTGGCTATAACATTCCCACATATCATGCTAAATTATAATCCTACCACGTTAAAGTGATCTTCAGAacaaattatgttttgtgtgaatattttttatgtgtacttgtgtttttttaggCTTAGGGGAGTCCTACTCATGAACACACTGTTTACATCCCatcctcagctctacagaggaGCAGAGGTACTGCTGGTGATCACTGTGCTCAACAGCACTTACTTCAAGGTCAGTGGCTTGCGAGAATCAAAGTTTCCTTCaaactcaacaacaaaaaagcttGTTTGTCAGTATGTTCCAGAACTATCAAATGACCATTACAGAAATAATTCATATGACTGTTTCCTGATCTGCCACCTGGTTACGGTTAGGTTCAGTTAAGTTGGTTAAGTTTCGTTTTTTAGGCAGAAACACACCTTGGTTAAGTTTACGGAACaattgtggtcatggttaaaagaaagcATCACTGACTGTCAGTGGAATATAGGTCAGTGTCACCCGACCACCAACTCTGACGTCCCTCAGAGGTTTTCCTCAGAGGCTACAACAATGTCACGATACTTTGTCTTTTGCTATTAAAAACCAAAAGTCAAATGTTGCACAACCACAAGGAGTACTTGTCAGGTAAATGTGAACATGGATAATTTTAGCTGTCCTTGCTGTTGCTTTTCCTGTGTGGACAGTCTCAAGGACATTATTTGAAGCCACAGAATTAATACTAATCACGATTAAATATGGATAAATTGAATGAGGTGAATTAGGGAAGTAGGGAAGTATTCTCTAGCTTTGAGAAAACAAATTCAGGAAGACCCTGATGTTTGCGACTCCTTCATGCGACTCCTTCATGTTGGCTTCCTCCATGCAGCTCCCTCCAAGTTCTGGCAATCCTTGTACACATATTTTGAAACCTGATTTACCTCAAATTAACCTTTTCCTAGTACTCATGTCAcatgtcctctctgtctctcttttcagCTGAGTCTCCCGCGGGCAAAAGGACAAGGGAGAGCATTCACACCCAGCCAGCCTACCTTCAGGCAAGACACTGTTATGGGGGAGTCAGTGCTGGTAGTCAAGGCAGGGAACTTTCCAGTCAGAAACCTCTCACAACCCATCAAATTAACCTCCAAACACAACAAAGAGGGAAAATGACTAAACCAGTTGTGCTAGCATTACAAAAGTGTCACAATCTGCTTTCCTcttatgtttttgtaatataTGTTTCAGGTGGAAAATGGGACTTGTGTGTTTTGGGAGGAGTCAGAGCTGGGTGATGGAACAGGTGGGTTACATACAGCAGATAAGTCTACAGTGAGATTAACCTCAATTTTTctctcaaataaaaatattaactcttttatatgtgtctgtgtgttttcaggtcacTGGAGCCCAGACGGTTGTCATGCCACCTTCACTGAAACTGAGTGTATTTGTAGCTGCAACCATCTGAGTTTCTTTGCTGTGCTTGTGGTAAAATCTTTCAACAGAACATTTCCTCTCACTATCAGCTCTCTTACCAGCCACATCGCTACCTCATGTGCTGAATAATGTCCCTCCCATTAAAAGAAGCTTTCAGAAGCTTGCTGAGTTTTAAATAACTGAGTCTATAAAATAGCAGCCTCCGTCTCCaatggaaaatgtaatttgtttatTCATAGTTGTTTCTGATAGTTTGAGCTAGAAATTTCTATCAAATTTCCATAGCAATTGTtgtgtaattttacttttgatggTAATATAGGAGTAGAAAAATTCACTTGCAAAAAGGGAACCATGTTGTACTTATATAGGGAACCGCCCTAGTGATAAGCTTTCTACTGTTTAGAGTCTGAGCTTGT comes from Thunnus maccoyii chromosome 1, fThuMac1.1, whole genome shotgun sequence and encodes:
- the LOC121897390 gene encoding adhesion G-protein coupled receptor G5-like isoform X3, which produces MESFEKVIEKTELHETTSISVNLFTAVLYKPTDRFNGLNIYANETKALTETAVTNSTVSVQLPSELDIKSRNTVVFCMITCHEKMGGKKGKLYEGRLVGLSVREKNISGLHERVNITMNLTAGVNETEKPICMFLNFSTKDYSDSGCRTLWERGQSHITCSCNHLTYFAVLLVSASTSPADKKALGYITLIGCSISLVALVITVVLFFSKRKARSDVSMKVHINLAIALILLNLHFLPSKTVAALSSSGFCLYMALCLHYSLLATFSWMAVEGFHLYLLLVRVFNIYVRKYLLKLSLVGWGIPAVIVALVVIIDRDAYGRVPLDFSDPNSTKICYIGNTTVKMVTTVGVYSLVFVFNLIMLVVTVRRVVSLRHHKEFGQIQRDRAKRDICTLLGVSVLLGITWGLIFFSFGDLTTPGLYAFSILNSLQGFFIFLWFVMSLRKTEYPASKTSSETRNTNS
- the LOC121897390 gene encoding adhesion G-protein coupled receptor G5-like isoform X1, whose translation is MKWWFLCWLILSLVSQTLENNQELCSTIFENCNCERPSVQDTESCMRDATDILEQGDVNKSIEAMESFEKVIEKTELHETTSISVNLFTAVLYKPTDRFNGLNIYANETKALTETAVTNSTVSVQLPSELDIKSRNTVVFCMITCHEKMGGKKGKLYEGRLVGLSVREKNISGLHERVNITMNLTAGVNETEKPICMFLNFSTKDYSDSGCRTLWERGQSHITCSCNHLTYFAVLLVSASTSPADKKALGYITLIGCSISLVALVITVVLFFSKRKARSDVSMKVHINLAIALILLNLHFLPSKTVAALSSSGFCLYMALCLHYSLLATFSWMAVEGFHLYLLLVRVFNIYVRKYLLKLSLVGWGIPAVIVALVVIIDRDAYGRVPLDFSDPNSTKICYIGNTTVKMVTTVGVYSLVFVFNLIMLVVTVRRVVSLRHHKEFGQIQRDRAKRDICTLLGVSVLLGITWGLIFFSFGDLTTPGLYAFSILNSLQGFFIFLWFVMSLRKTEYPASKTSSETRNTNS
- the LOC121897390 gene encoding adhesion G-protein coupled receptor G5-like isoform X4 — protein: MQRTFWNKGTSTKVSTVLYKPTDRFNGLNIYANETKALTETAVTNSTVSVQLPSELDIKSRNTVVFCMITCHEKMGGKKGKLYEGRLVGLSVREKNISGLHERVNITMNLTAGVNETEKPICMFLNFSTKDYSDSGCRTLWERGQSHITCSCNHLTYFAVLLVSASTSPADKKALGYITLIGCSISLVALVITVVLFFSKRKARSDVSMKVHINLAIALILLNLHFLPSKTVAALSSSGFCLYMALCLHYSLLATFSWMAVEGFHLYLLLVRVFNIYVRKYLLKLSLVGWGIPAVIVALVVIIDRDAYGRVPLDFSDPNSTKICYIGNTTVKMVTTVGVYSLVFVFNLIMLVVTVRRVVSLRHHKEFGQIQRDRAKRDICTLLGVSVLLGITWGLIFFSFGDLTTPGLYAFSILNSLQGFFIFLWFVMSLRKTEYPASKTSSETRNTNS
- the LOC121897390 gene encoding adhesion G-protein coupled receptor G5-like isoform X2; amino-acid sequence: MKWWFLCWLILSLVSQTLENNQELCSTIFENCNCERPSVQDTESCMRDATDILEQGDVNKTVLYKPTDRFNGLNIYANETKALTETAVTNSTVSVQLPSELDIKSRNTVVFCMITCHEKMGGKKGKLYEGRLVGLSVREKNISGLHERVNITMNLTAGVNETEKPICMFLNFSTKDYSDSGCRTLWERGQSHITCSCNHLTYFAVLLVSASTSPADKKALGYITLIGCSISLVALVITVVLFFSKRKARSDVSMKVHINLAIALILLNLHFLPSKTVAALSSSGFCLYMALCLHYSLLATFSWMAVEGFHLYLLLVRVFNIYVRKYLLKLSLVGWGIPAVIVALVVIIDRDAYGRVPLDFSDPNSTKICYIGNTTVKMVTTVGVYSLVFVFNLIMLVVTVRRVVSLRHHKEFGQIQRDRAKRDICTLLGVSVLLGITWGLIFFSFGDLTTPGLYAFSILNSLQGFFIFLWFVMSLRKTEYPASKTSSETRNTNS